CTATGCATGTCTGAAAATAAATTAAACGTTACCGATCTGCACAAGCGCTACGGCGAACATGAAGTGCTTAAAGGGGTATCGCTGAAGGCGAACGCCGGCGATGTCATCAGCATTATCGGCTCTTCCGGCTCCGGCAAGAGCACCTTCCTGCGCTGCATTAATTTTCTCGAAAAGCCCAGCGAAGGCACTATTGTGGTGAACAACCAGAACATCACGCTGGTGCGCGATAAAGACGGCCAGCTCAAGGTGGCTGATAAAAAACAGCTGCGCCTTCTGCGCACGCGCCTGACGATGGTGTTCCAGCACTTTAACCTGTGGAGCCACATGACGGTGCTGGAGAACGTGATGGAAGCGCCGATTCAGGTGCTGGGCTTAAGCAAACAGGATGCGCGCGAGCGGGCGGTGAAATACCTCGCCAAAGTGGGCATCGATGAGCGCGCGCAGGGCAAATACCCGGTGCATCTCTCCGGCGGTCAGCAGCAGCGCGTATCGATTGCCCGCGCGCTGGCGATGGAGCCGGATGTCTTGCTGTTCGACGAACCGACCTCCGCGCTGGACCCGGAACTGGTGGGCGAAGTGCTGCGCATTATGCAGAAGCTCGCCGAAGAGGGCAAAACGATGGTGGTGGTGACGCACGAAATGGAGTTTGCCCGCCACGTTTCCTCGCATGTGATTTTCCTGCATCAGGGCAAAATCGAAGAAGAAGGGCCGCCGGACGCGCTCTTTAACAACCCGCAAAGCCCGCGTCTGCAGCAGTTTTTGAAGGGATCGCTGAAGTAATGCACAACAGACCGGCAGGGACGCCGGTCACGCTTAATCGTCTATCAGTATTAACCCCATCTCATCGGCCAGCCGGTAAATTTCGGTCAGCGCTCCCTGCATCAGCGGCAGGCTCTCATGCAGCGTAAGGCGGTTAATGCGATCCCCGAAGAGCATCAGCGCTTTGCCGCCGTGCTGGCGCGACGCCCAGCTAATACCGTGAAGGCGCGGATTCGCGGCGTGAATGGCCGCCGCCCACAGGCGCGTTTGCGGATAACACTGCGGAGAGCTGCCGGTCAGCGCCGCCTGCGTGACGCCCCAGCGGCGCAGCAGCACCGGCGTCAGGTTCGCCAGCTCAAGCGCCACGTCCGGCGTTAACGTGCTGATACAGAGTTCGCGAGCCTTGCGCAGATCGAAGCTGGCGCCTGAGGCATCTGGCGGAACATCGTGAAACAGCGATTCCATAATCGCCACTTCGGCGTCGATACCGCCATAAAGCGTGGGAATAAGACGGCCATCGGCGCGCTGTAGCGGGCTGAAACGCGCGTTACCATAACCGGGGTTGAACGCGTCGCCCGCGAACTGGCGGCTGTGAACGCGAACTATCCGCTTCCCTGCGGGCCATACCGTGACGCGCGGCACCTGCATATCCGCAGGCGGCGCAGGCAGGCGTTCATCCCTGAAATCAACCATGCATCGGCCCTTCGGCTTCCGCTTTTGCGGCGTCCAGCACCGCCTGCGGATCGGCTTTCAGCCGGTCTTTGGGTTTTGCGCCGCCAAGCCAGGCATTGGGTGAATGGAACCACAGGGCGATAGTCCAGGGTGTTTTCTCGCGAAACAGAGCAAGAATGGGTTTGAGCGATGGCAGCGGCTGACCGCCTTCGTCAAACGCCCAGGCAGGGTAGCGATCTTTGCCATTGACCGGCAGCGCGAAGACTTTACCCGCCTGTTTCCAGCGGTTCGCGGTCGCGCTCGGATTTTTCAGCGCGGCACCGGCGGCAAGGCTCACTTCGCCTGCGGACAGCCACTGGCCTTCATCAAGCACGGTCTGGCGCAGCGCGTCAAGCCGCTCACGGTTACGGGCCTGCAACGGCGCGGCGTGCGCGGGCTCGCTGTTATGCCCGGCGCGCTTCATTTGCGACACGGCCGTGACGGCGCTGACAATCGCAAGCCGCAGATCGTTATCCAGCGTCTCTTCGTTTACATCATCCGGCATTTTAAGCATCAGATAACGCCCGGCGTCTTCACCTGGTATATCGGAAAGCTGAATACGCCCCCAGGGCGCAGGCGTCTCGTGAAGGGACGTCACCAGATGCTCAACGTCGACAAACTCGACGCTGACATCCAGCGGATACTCTTTCAGTTTTACGTGGCGTGAACGAGAAGTCATAGCGCCCCTCTTCGTGATATAAATGATATTCGTGATATTGATTATAACGTAATCAAGTGAGGGAATGCCAGCGGTGGGTGAAACGTTTAAAAAATAGCGTCACGCGGGCAACGTTGCTGCCCGCTTAGCCAAAAACACATTAACGCGCCCGGGCGACGATATCCGCCAGCGCCTCTTCCAGCTCAAACCAGCGGAAGCCGAAGCCCGATTCCTCAAGGCGTTTAGGCAGCGCGCGCTGGCCGCCCAGAACGAGAACGGCGGATTCGCCCATCAGCAGGCGTACGGCGGTCGCCGGGGTGCGTATAAACGCGGGGCGGCGCAGCGCATGGCCTAGCGCGTGGGCGAAGCGCTCGTTGCGCACCGGGTAAGGGGCCACCATATTAAACGGCCCACGCAGATCGATATCCAGCAGCCAGATAATTGCGTTCACCATGTCGTCGATATGGATCCAGGAGAGATACTGACGTCCGCTGCCAATCGGCCCGCCAAGCCCCAGACGAAACAGCGGCAGCAGTTTGCTCATCATGCCGCCATCCGGCGCGAGCACCGCGCCGGTGCGCAGCAGGCAGACGCGGGTTTTATCGCTTTGCGCGCCTTCGGCTATCTGCTCCCAGCGGGCGCAAAGCTTATGGGTAAATTCGCTGTGCGGCGGTTCGTCTTCCGTTACCACCACCTCGCCGAGATCGCCGTAATAACCGACCGCAGAGCCGGAGAGAAAAACCGCGGGCGGATTGCTGCCTGCCTGCATCAGCGCCACCAGTTGCTGGGTTATCTGCCAGCGGCTCTGGCACAGACGTTCTTTCTGCGTGGCCGTCCAGCGCTTATCGGCAATAGGTTCGCCCGCGAGGTTAATCACCGCGTCGAACGCGTCGAGATCGCTAAACAGATCCAGCCCCGGCGCCAGCGTAACGCCAGCGTCGAGCCGCGCGCGGGCGCGCTCAGGGTTGCGGGTCACGACCGTGACGTGATGACCTAACGCCAGCAGGCGTGATGTCAGCGTGCGGCCAATCAGGCCAGTACCGCCAGTTACCAGAATCTCCATAATTGCCTCCTGCGTGCGTGTTGCGCCGCCCGCGCATGACGTAGTGTTGTCTTTTCTTCAGCATAGGCGACCCGGCGGCGATTGCCTGCGATATGGCGCACGCCGGGCATTATTTTTCCAGTAAAGAGAAGCGGTTATCGGCGCGTTTATGCAGATTTACTGCTGGCGAGCTGGTACGCACGTTCGGTTGCAGGGCGATTTTTGATGCGCTCAAACCAGTTGCTGACCGCCGGGAAATTATCCAGATCGATTCGCTGGCGTTCGTGCGACACCACCCACGGATAGGTGGCGATATCAGCGATGCTGTATCGCTCGCCGCCAAGCCACGGGCATTTCTCCAGACGCTTATTCAGCACGCCGTAGAGACGCTGTGTCTCCACCTGATAGCGTTCAATGGCGTAAGGCACCGCCTGGGGCGCGAAATGGTTAAAGTGGTGGTTCTGGCCAAGCATCGGCCCGAATCCGGCAACCTGCCAGAACAGCCACTGTAACGTCACCTGACGCTCGCGCAGTTCGCCGCTCAACAGCTTGCCGCTTTTCTCGGCGAGATAGAGCAAAATCGCGCCCGATTCAAACAAACTCAGCGGCGCGCCGCCGTCGGAGGGCGCATGGTCGATAATGGCGGGAATTTTATTGTTCGGGGCAATGGCGAGAAACTCTGGCTTAAACTGCTCGCCCTTGCTGATGTCAACGCGGTGGAGGCGATACTCAAGCCCGGCCTCTTCAAGAAACAGCGTAATTTTGTGGCCGTTGGGCGTCGGGGCGTAGTAGAGATCCAGCATGACAGCGTCCTTCAGATGGGGATGTGGCGTGCTCAAAGTATAGGCGGTTTGCTGAATAATGCGGCGGCTCCTGGATTCGGCGGCATGACAGAAAACGGTTTACGGTATAGTTTTAGCTATTCGCCCGTAGAGATGAGAATTGCTATGTCGCAACCCGCCATTACGCTTTGGTCCGATGCCAGTTTCTTTAGCCCTTACGTGATGTCCGTATGGGTGGCGCTTCAGGAAAAAGGCTTGCAGTTTCAGCTGCAAACCCGCGATTTATCGCGCGGCGAACATTTACAGGCCGACTGGCAGGGCTTCGCCCTGACGCGCCGTGTGCCGCTGCTGGTGATTGACGATTTCGCGCTGAGCGAATCCTCCGCTATTACGGAATACCTTGAAGAACGCTTCGCGCCGCCGGTGTGGGAGAGGCTTTATCCGCATGATATCGAAAAACGCGCCCGCGCCCGTCAGGTGCAGGCGTGGCTGCGCAGCGATCTGGGCGCGTTACGTGCCGAACGTCCGACTGACGTTATCTTCGGCGCGGCCTGCTACGCGCCACTGAGCACCGAGGGTCAGGCCGCGGCAGATAAGCTTATCGCCTGCGCGCAGGCGATACTCCCGCACGGACAACAAAATCTGTTCGGGGAATGGTCGCTCGCAGATACCGATCTGGCGCTGATGATTAACCGGCTTGTCATGCATGGCGATCCGGTGCCGGAAGCGCTTGCCGATTACGCCACATTCCAGTGGCAGCGCGCGTCGGTACAGCGTTATATCGCACTTTCTGCCAGGCGTTCTGGCTGATAAGCCTGGCGCGATCCGTTATCATGCGTGCACCACAATTTTCATTCGGAAGGTGAGTAATGAAGCTGATGTTTGCTTCGGATATTCACGGCTCGCTGCCTGCCACAGAACTTCTGCTGGCGCGCTTTGCCGACAGCGACGCCCGCTGGCTGGTATTGCTGGGGGATTTCTTAAACCACGGGCCGCGAAACCCGCTCCCTGAGGGCTATGCGCCAGGTGAGGTGGCGAAACGGCTTAATACCGTGGCTGACCGCATTATCGCGGTGCGCGGCAACTGCGACAGCGAAGTTGACCAGATGCTGCTGGAATTTCCCGTCACCGCGCCCTGGCAGCAGGTGTTGCTCGCCAGACAGCGGCTCTTTTTGACCCACGGTCATCTCTACAGCCCCGATAACCTGCCGCCGCTCGCCGCAGGCGATGTCCTGGTCTACGGCCACACGCATATTCCGGTGGCGGCGCGCCACGGCGAGCAGATCCATTTTAATCCGGGTTCCATTAGCATGCCGAAAGGCGGGTATCCGGCAAGCTACGGGTTCCTGAATGACGATACGCTGAGCGTTATCACCCTGGAAACCTCGCAGGTTATTGCACAGATCGCGATTTCCCCTTAATTTACCGAACAACCAGAACGCGCCGTAAGAGCGCTTATTGAAGAAGGTTTCCTGATGGTGGAGCAGAATCATTTGGCAGACATGGAATGGGTGGACATTGTCAGTGAGGACAATGAGGTGATAGCGCAGTCCAGCCGGGCGCAGATGCGCGCCGAGCGCCTGCGTCACCGCGCGACCTATATCGTGGTGCATGATGGCATGGGCAAAATCCTGGTGCAGCGCCGCACCGATATCAAAGACTTTATGCCGGGCATGCTCGACGCCACCGCAGGCGGCGTAGTGCAGGCGGGCGAAGCGCTGCTTGAGAGCGCACGTCGTGAGGCGGAAGAAGAGCTGGGCATTGCAGGCGTTCCTTTCGCCGAGCATGGCCAGTTCTACTTTGAAGATGAGCATTGCCGCGTCTGGGGCGGGCTGTTCAGCTGCGTCTCCCACGGCCCGTTCGCGCTCCAGGAGAGCGAAATCAGCGAAGTGTGCTGGATGGAGCCGGAAGAGATAACGGCGCGTTGCGATGAGTTCACGCCAGACACGTTAAAAGCGCTTTCGCTCTGGCTGAGCCGTAACGCGGGTCAGGAGAGTGGCAGTCACAGTAAAGACAGTAAAGAAAAAGAGCAGGAAGAGAAAAACCCTACGCTCAGCTAAGCGTCGCGGCCCCGCCAACGTCAGCGACGCGCGGGGCGGCTTTTACGCGATACGCTTAAACCTGCTGGTTGTCGCACATCGCGCGCCACAACGTGTCAAATCCCACCGCTTTAAATTCGTCAGAACGTGCCGGTTCGCGCGTGGCGAAATCCATGGTTGTCTGCGCCAGCGCGAAAAAGATCTCATCGCCAAACGCGCGAAACTCACGTGAGCGAAACAGCGGCGAAATACACTTTTCGCACAGCTCGTGCAGCTCCGGATAGATATCGGTGACAAGCTTTTCGCTTTCATCGGTAATGCGGCTGCTGACTTCAAGCTTACGCACGGCCTGATTCGCCTCCGGTTTGGTCAGTCCCCAGTCAATAAAACTGTTCCAGACGTGCCGGATGTTTTCTTTGTGATCGCTGTTAATATCGAGCTTGCCTATCATTGAATGGCAGAAGTCCTGCTTCAGATGGACATAGAGCGCGTTATACAGATCGTCCTTGGTGGCGAAATAGCGAAACACCGTCCCTTCAGCCACGCCCGCTTTACGCGCGATAAGCGCGGTTGACGCTCCAAGGCCCGCCTCGGCTATCGCTTCGGTGGCGGCTTCGAGAATCGCCATTCTTTTATCTTCACTGCGGGGACGCGCCACGGACTTTGCTCTCCTGTAAAAAGGGCTGATTGAATCACGACTCGCCGATCCGCTGCAAGGCTTGCGATCACAGGAAAAAACAGAGTTGACGAATCGGCTGACATTCCTATAATGAGTGTTTACTCACTCATTATCAAGTTTCACTGGCTACCATTTTTCATGGTGCTGCGGGCGGGACTATTGCGCCCGGAAAATGAGCAGAGCGCTCATGCGAGCCTGAATTCAGGGCAGGCGAACGCCTGAAACATCACCGCGATTACCACTACTGGAGGGATTCTATGGAACTTCCCGCTCAGGTTATTGAAACGCTGACCGACTGGATTGACGACAACCTTCACAAGCCGCTGCGCATTGACGATATCGCGCGCCACGCGGGTTATTCAAAATGGCATTTGCAGCGGCTTTTTCACCACCACAAAGGGGAGAGCATCGGGCGTTATATTCGCGAGAAAAAGCTGCGGCTGGCGGCGCAGGATCTGCGTGCCACCAACGATCGCGTGCTGGATATCTCCATGAAATATGGCTTTGACTCCCAGCAAACCTTCACCCGGCTTTTCACGCGTAAGTTTCAGATGTCGCCAGGCACCTGGCGCAAGCAGGGCGACGCGCCAACGAATCACTGAAGGTGCCCGGTTTGCATAGCGCGTCAAATTCCCTGACAATGCGCTTTTGAACAGACCGAAAGCCTCTCATGAAGCATCCTCTTGAAACGCTGATCACCGCTGGTGGCATTCTGCTGCTGGCGTTTCTCTCCTGCCTGCTGCTGCCGGCACCGAGACTCACGCTGACGCTGGCGCAGCACCTGATGACGATGTTCCATCTGGTCGATCTTAACCAGCTCTATACCATTATTTTCTGCATCTGGTTTTTACTGCTCGGCGCGGTGGAGTATTACGTGATTCGCTTTGTATGGCGGCGGTGGTTTTCGCTGGAGCGCGCATAAGCGCGTAACGGGCAGGGTATAAAAAAGGCCGCATCGCGCGGCCTTTTTGCTTTCTTTCAGGCGGCGCTTACTGCTGGGTTGCCTGAATCGCCGTCAGAGCGATGGTGTAGACGATATCGTCTACCAGCGCGCCGCGGGACAGGTCGTTAACCGGTTTACGCATACCCTGCAGCATCGGCCCGATGGAGATCAGATCGGCAGAGCGCTGTACCGCTTTGTACGTGGTGTTACCGGTGTTCAGATCCGGGAAGATGAACACGGTAGCGCGGCCGGCAACCGGTGAGTTCGGCGCTTTGGATTTCGCCACGTCAGCCATAACGGCAGCGTCATACTGCAGCGGGCCGTCGATAACGAGATCCGGGCGTTTTTCCTGCGCCAGTTTGGTCGCTTCACGCACTTTTTCAACATCGCTGCCCGCACCGGAGGTGCCGGTGGAGTAGGAGAGCATCGCCACGCGCGGTTCGATGCCGAAAGCGGCAGCGGAATCGGCGGACTGGATGGCGATTTCGGCCAGCTGTTCTGCAGTCGGGTCCGGGTTGATCGCGCAGTCGCCGTAAACATAAACCTGTTCCGGCAGCAGCATGAAGAACACAGAAGACACCAGCGAGCTGCCCGGTGCCGTTTTGATGAGCTGCAGCGGCGGACGGATGGTATTCGCGGTGGTGTGAACCGCGCCAGATACCAGACCGTCGACTTCGTCCTGCTCCAGCATCAGCGTGCCGAGTACCACGTTATCTTCCAACTGCTCGCGGGCGACCGCTTCGGTCATGCCTTTGTTTTTACGCAGTTCAACCAGACGCGCCACGTAGCTTTCACGCACGACTTCCGGATCGACGATTTCGATGCCTGCGCCAAGTTCAACGCCCTGTGCGGCGGCAACGCGCGCGATTTCATCCGGGTTGCCCAGCAGTACGCAGGTCGCGATGCCGCGCTCGGCACAGATGGCCGCGGCTTTCACGGTACGCGGCTCGTCGCCTTCCGGCAGCACGACGCGTTTGCCCGCTTTACGCGCAAGCTCGGTCAGCTGGTAGCGGAACGCTGGAGGAGAGAGACGACGGCTGCGCTCGGAGGCGGCAGTCAGAGAGTCGATCCACTCGGCGCTAACGTGGCTTGCCACATATTCCTGTACTTTTTCGATACGCTCGTGGTCGTCTGCCGGTACTTCAAGGTTGAAGCTCTGCAGGCTGAGCGAGGTCTGCCAGGTGTTAGTGTTGACCATAAATACCGGCAGGCCGGTAGCGAAAGCACGTTCGCACAGCTTGCTGATGCGCTCGTCCATTTCATAGCCGCCGGTCAGCAGGATGGCGCCAATTTCCACGCCGTTCATTGCGGCGAGGCAGGCGGCTACTAACACATCAGGACGATCCGCAGAGGTCACCAGCAGGGAGCCCGGACGGAAATGTTCCAGCATGTGCGGAATGCTGCGTGCGCAGAACGTCACAGACTTCACGCGGCGGGTTTTGATATCGCCTTCGTTAACGATGGTCGCGTTCAGGTGACGGGCCATATCGATAGCGCGGGTAGCGATAAGATCAAAGCTCCACGGCACCGCGCCGAGAACCGGCAGCGGGCTGATAGCCTGCAGATGCTGCGCGTCGATGTTGATGACTTTCGCTTTGGTGGAGTCATCGAAAATCTCGGAGAGATCCGGGCGCGTGCGGCCCTGCTCGTCCACGGGCGCGTTCAGTTTGTTGACGATAACGCCGGTGATGTTGGCGTTTTTGCTGCCGCCAAAGCTGCTGCGGGTCAGTTCGATACGCTCTTTCAACTGTTCCGGGGTATCGGTGCCCTGAGACATTACAAACACGATTTCCGCGTTCAGAGTCTTCGCGATTTCATAGTTCAGCGACTGGGCGAACTGATGCTTACGGGTCGGCACCAGGCCTTCCACCAACACCACTTCGGCATCTTTAGTGTTCTCATGGAAGCGAGCAATGATCTCTTCCATCAGCACGTCTTTCTGGTTGCTGGAGAGCAGCGACTCGACGTGGCTCATGCGCAGCGGCTCAGCGGCTGGCAGATTGGTGTTAGCACGCACAATCGTCGTGGTCTGGTCCGGGGTATCGCCGCCAGTACGTGGCTGGGCGATAGGTTTGAAGACGCTCAAACGAACGCCTTTACGTTCCATAGCGCGGATTACGCCGAGGCTGACGCTGGTCAGGCCGACGCTGGTTCCGGTAGGAATAAGCATAATGATACGGGACACGGTTTATCCTCTTTTTGTTGCAGCCAGCCGCGCGGCTGGCACCACATAAAACAACACCGCCAGCGAGGCTGGCGGTGAGGGATCAGGCGGTCAGGCGGCAGGCGTCCTGCGCGATAACCAGTTCTTCGTTGGTCGGAATGACCATCGCGAGGGTGGTGCCTTCTTTATTGATGAAGCCGGATTTGCCGAAACGCGCGGCCAGGTTGCGCTCGTGGTCAACCTCGAAGCCCAGCACGCCCAGTTTACCCAGGGAGAGTTCGCGAACCATCGCCGCGTTCTCGCCGATGCCGCCGGTGAAGACGACTGCGTCCAGACGACCTTCCATCAGCGCGGTGTAGGAGCCGATGTATTTCGCCAGGCGATGGCAGTAAACGTCCATCGCGCGCTTCGCGTCTTCTTTGGTCGCGTAGTTGTCTTCAACATAACGGCAGTCGCTGGTGACTTCGGTCAGGCCCAGCAGACCGGACTCTTTAGTCAGCAGTTTGTTGATGTCATCAACGCTCATACCCAGCGCGTCGTGCAGATGGAAGACGATAGCCGGGTCGATGTCGCCGGAGCGGGTGCCCATGACCAGACCTTCCAGCGGGGTCAGACCCATGGAGGTGTCAACGCATTTGCCGTTACGGATAGCGGAAACAGAACCACCGTTGCCCAGGTGGCAAGTGATGATGTTCACTTCTTCCACCGGCTTGTTCAGCATTTTCGCGGCTTCCTGGGTCACGTAGAAGTGGCTGGTGCCGTGAGCGCCATAGCGACGGATGCCGTGTTCTTTGTACAGTTTGTACGGCAGGGCATAGAGGTAAGACTCTTCCGGCATGGTCTGGTGGAACGCGGTATCGAACACGGCCACGTTTTTATCCGCCAGGTGCGGGAAGGATTTCAGCGCTTCGGCGATACCGATCAGGTGAGCCGGGTTGTGCAGCGGCGCAAAGGAGGCGGAATCTTTGATGCCCTGAATAACAGTCTCATCAATAACAACGGAACTGGTATACTTTTCGCCACCATGCACGATACGATGACCAATCGCGGTCAGCTGTGCAGACAGCTCTGGTTTTTGTGCCAGAATAGTATTAACGATGAAGTTCAGCGCTTCGCTGTGAGCCGCACCGGCGCCAAGCGCCGCTTCGTGTTTGCCGCCGTCCATTTTCCATTTGATACGTGCTTCTGGAAGATGGAAACATTCGGCCAGACCGGACAGGTACTCTTCACCGTTCAGTGCATCGATGATGGCAAATTTCAGTGAGGAGCTACCGCAGTTGAGAACCAGTACTAACTTACTCGACATGGAAGTACCTATTAATGATACGTGGCTAAAAAAACGTCAGTGAGTCTCTCAGCGTAGCGTAAGATGACGCCGACATTTATGATTAACGTCATAGCGAAGAGAGATTCTGCTGTGACGAAGAAATAAACAGAGTTTACGCCATTTTGCGCAAATTTCCGGCGCGAAAGGCGGCCTTAAAGATTTGACAGCGCGAGCTTTGCCTTCTACGCCATCGCAGGCGCGCACAGGATAACTGATTGCGACTTGTATTGACAAAATATTTTGAACGTTGTCATGGAGAGTTGTTATCTTGCAGGAAAATTTTATTTTTTATTAATGAAGTTGAGGTAAGGCCATGTCGACACCTGAAAATCGCCCCGTAAGCTTTTTTGGCCTGTTTCGTCGTGGGCAACACTATTCGAAGACCTGGCCGATTGATAAGCGCCTTGCGCCGGTCTTTATTGAAAACCGCGTGATCCGCGCCACGCGCTTTGCGATACGCATCATGCCGCCCGTCGCCGTGTTTACGCTCTGCTGGCAGATTGCGCTCGGCGGTCAGCTCGGGCCTGCCGTTGCCACGGCGCTTTTCGCGCTGAGTATGC
The genomic region above belongs to Cronobacter malonaticus LMG 23826 and contains:
- a CDS encoding DUF1158 domain-containing protein; amino-acid sequence: MKHPLETLITAGGILLLAFLSCLLLPAPRLTLTLAQHLMTMFHLVDLNQLYTIIFCIWFLLLGAVEYYVIRFVWRRWFSLERA
- the pta gene encoding phosphate acetyltransferase yields the protein MSRIIMLIPTGTSVGLTSVSLGVIRAMERKGVRLSVFKPIAQPRTGGDTPDQTTTIVRANTNLPAAEPLRMSHVESLLSSNQKDVLMEEIIARFHENTKDAEVVLVEGLVPTRKHQFAQSLNYEIAKTLNAEIVFVMSQGTDTPEQLKERIELTRSSFGGSKNANITGVIVNKLNAPVDEQGRTRPDLSEIFDDSTKAKVINIDAQHLQAISPLPVLGAVPWSFDLIATRAIDMARHLNATIVNEGDIKTRRVKSVTFCARSIPHMLEHFRPGSLLVTSADRPDVLVAACLAAMNGVEIGAILLTGGYEMDERISKLCERAFATGLPVFMVNTNTWQTSLSLQSFNLEVPADDHERIEKVQEYVASHVSAEWIDSLTAASERSRRLSPPAFRYQLTELARKAGKRVVLPEGDEPRTVKAAAICAERGIATCVLLGNPDEIARVAAAQGVELGAGIEIVDPEVVRESYVARLVELRKNKGMTEAVAREQLEDNVVLGTLMLEQDEVDGLVSGAVHTTANTIRPPLQLIKTAPGSSLVSSVFFMLLPEQVYVYGDCAINPDPTAEQLAEIAIQSADSAAAFGIEPRVAMLSYSTGTSGAGSDVEKVREATKLAQEKRPDLVIDGPLQYDAAVMADVAKSKAPNSPVAGRATVFIFPDLNTGNTTYKAVQRSADLISIGPMLQGMRKPVNDLSRGALVDDIVYTIALTAIQATQQ
- a CDS encoding TetR/AcrR family transcriptional regulator gives rise to the protein MARPRSEDKRMAILEAATEAIAEAGLGASTALIARKAGVAEGTVFRYFATKDDLYNALYVHLKQDFCHSMIGKLDINSDHKENIRHVWNSFIDWGLTKPEANQAVRKLEVSSRITDESEKLVTDIYPELHELCEKCISPLFRSREFRAFGDEIFFALAQTTMDFATREPARSDEFKAVGFDTLWRAMCDNQQV
- the yfcG gene encoding GSH-dependent disulfide bond oxidoreductase, producing MLDLYYAPTPNGHKITLFLEEAGLEYRLHRVDISKGEQFKPEFLAIAPNNKIPAIIDHAPSDGGAPLSLFESGAILLYLAEKSGKLLSGELRERQVTLQWLFWQVAGFGPMLGQNHHFNHFAPQAVPYAIERYQVETQRLYGVLNKRLEKCPWLGGERYSIADIATYPWVVSHERQRIDLDNFPAVSNWFERIKNRPATERAYQLASSKSA
- a CDS encoding RamA family antibiotic efflux transcriptional regulator, which gives rise to MELPAQVIETLTDWIDDNLHKPLRIDDIARHAGYSKWHLQRLFHHHKGESIGRYIREKKLRLAAQDLRATNDRVLDISMKYGFDSQQTFTRLFTRKFQMSPGTWRKQGDAPTNH
- a CDS encoding RES family NAD+ phosphorylase — translated: MVDFRDERLPAPPADMQVPRVTVWPAGKRIVRVHSRQFAGDAFNPGYGNARFSPLQRADGRLIPTLYGGIDAEVAIMESLFHDVPPDASGASFDLRKARELCISTLTPDVALELANLTPVLLRRWGVTQAALTGSSPQCYPQTRLWAAAIHAANPRLHGISWASRQHGGKALMLFGDRINRLTLHESLPLMQGALTEIYRLADEMGLILIDD
- the yfcF gene encoding glutathione transferase; translation: MSQPAITLWSDASFFSPYVMSVWVALQEKGLQFQLQTRDLSRGEHLQADWQGFALTRRVPLLVIDDFALSESSAITEYLEERFAPPVWERLYPHDIEKRARARQVQAWLRSDLGALRAERPTDVIFGAACYAPLSTEGQAAADKLIACAQAILPHGQQNLFGEWSLADTDLALMINRLVMHGDPVPEALADYATFQWQRASVQRYIALSARRSG
- the yfbV gene encoding terminus macrodomain insulation protein YfbV, yielding MSTPENRPVSFFGLFRRGQHYSKTWPIDKRLAPVFIENRVIRATRFAIRIMPPVAVFTLCWQIALGGQLGPAVATALFALSMPMQGLWWLGKRSVTPLPPGTLSWFYEVRTKLQEAGQALAPVEGKPDYQALADTLKRAFKQLDKTFLDDL
- the ackA gene encoding acetate kinase, which codes for MSSKLVLVLNCGSSSLKFAIIDALNGEEYLSGLAECFHLPEARIKWKMDGGKHEAALGAGAAHSEALNFIVNTILAQKPELSAQLTAIGHRIVHGGEKYTSSVVIDETVIQGIKDSASFAPLHNPAHLIGIAEALKSFPHLADKNVAVFDTAFHQTMPEESYLYALPYKLYKEHGIRRYGAHGTSHFYVTQEAAKMLNKPVEEVNIITCHLGNGGSVSAIRNGKCVDTSMGLTPLEGLVMGTRSGDIDPAIVFHLHDALGMSVDDINKLLTKESGLLGLTEVTSDCRYVEDNYATKEDAKRAMDVYCHRLAKYIGSYTALMEGRLDAVVFTGGIGENAAMVRELSLGKLGVLGFEVDHERNLAARFGKSGFINKEGTTLAMVIPTNEELVIAQDACRLTA
- the yfcD gene encoding NUDIX hydrolase YfcD; translation: MVEQNHLADMEWVDIVSEDNEVIAQSSRAQMRAERLRHRATYIVVHDGMGKILVQRRTDIKDFMPGMLDATAGGVVQAGEALLESARREAEEELGIAGVPFAEHGQFYFEDEHCRVWGGLFSCVSHGPFALQESEISEVCWMEPEEITARCDEFTPDTLKALSLWLSRNAGQESGSHSKDSKEKEQEEKNPTLS
- a CDS encoding TIGR01777 family oxidoreductase, with translation MEILVTGGTGLIGRTLTSRLLALGHHVTVVTRNPERARARLDAGVTLAPGLDLFSDLDAFDAVINLAGEPIADKRWTATQKERLCQSRWQITQQLVALMQAGSNPPAVFLSGSAVGYYGDLGEVVVTEDEPPHSEFTHKLCARWEQIAEGAQSDKTRVCLLRTGAVLAPDGGMMSKLLPLFRLGLGGPIGSGRQYLSWIHIDDMVNAIIWLLDIDLRGPFNMVAPYPVRNERFAHALGHALRRPAFIRTPATAVRLLMGESAVLVLGGQRALPKRLEESGFGFRWFELEEALADIVARAR
- the yfcE gene encoding phosphodiesterase; protein product: MKLMFASDIHGSLPATELLLARFADSDARWLVLLGDFLNHGPRNPLPEGYAPGEVAKRLNTVADRIIAVRGNCDSEVDQMLLEFPVTAPWQQVLLARQRLFLTHGHLYSPDNLPPLAAGDVLVYGHTHIPVAARHGEQIHFNPGSISMPKGGYPASYGFLNDDTLSVITLETSQVIAQIAISP
- the hisP gene encoding histidine ABC transporter ATP-binding protein HisP; translated protein: MSENKLNVTDLHKRYGEHEVLKGVSLKANAGDVISIIGSSGSGKSTFLRCINFLEKPSEGTIVVNNQNITLVRDKDGQLKVADKKQLRLLRTRLTMVFQHFNLWSHMTVLENVMEAPIQVLGLSKQDARERAVKYLAKVGIDERAQGKYPVHLSGGQQQRVSIARALAMEPDVLLFDEPTSALDPELVGEVLRIMQKLAEEGKTMVVVTHEMEFARHVSSHVIFLHQGKIEEEGPPDALFNNPQSPRLQQFLKGSLK